Proteins from a single region of Streptomyces spinoverrucosus:
- the cydD gene encoding thiol reductant ABC exporter subunit CydD, translated as MFHVKPIDPRLLRYARATRLFLVAVVGLGAIGAGLVIAQAMLIAETVVGAFQHGMTVVELRAPLLLLVAVACGRALVSWLTELAAHRAGAAVKSELRGRLLQRSAELGPGWLSGQRTGSLVALATRGIDALDDYFSRYLPQLGLAVVVPVAVLARIVTEDWVSAAIIVGTLPLIPIFMVLIGWATQSRMDRQWRLLSRLSGHFLDVVAGLPTLKVFGRAKAQAESIKRITGEYRQATMRTLRIAFLSSFALELLATISVALVAVTIGMRLVHGEMDLYIGLVILILAPEAYLPLRQVGAQYHAAAEGLSAAGEIFSVLETPVPASGTRTPPAGALSFEGVTVRYPGRTTDAVSDVTFAVGPGETVALVGPSGVGKSTLLNALLGFVQPTEGRVRIGGVDLTDVDLEQWRARIAWVPQRPHLYAATIAENVRLARPEADDAAVRRALADAGALAFVDALPRGVDTVLGEDGAGLSAGQRQRLALARAFLADRPVLLLDEPTAALDGETEAEVVAAVRRLAAGRAVLLVVHRPALLGVADRVVRLDEAERVVLLDEAERPPWRDAAVSPARVATGTSSAATRPTEASEILREAHEAAGAARGGGGVLARVRAMSGARRGRLGLALLLASLALGSAVGLMATSGWLISRASQQPPVLYLMVAVTATRAFGIGRAVFRYAERLVSHDAVLRMLADTRVAVYRRLERLAPAGLRQSRRGDLLSRLVADVDALQDYWLRWLLPAGAAVAVSMAAVGFTGWLLPEAGAVLAVGLLAAGAGVPLVTAAVARRAERRLAPARGVLATRVADLLTGTAELTVAGALSARTAETRQADTALTRIASRAATATAIGDGLTALISGLTVTAAALVGAQAVADGRLNGVAMAVVVLTPLAAFEAVLGMPLAVQFRQRVRKSAERVYEVLDAPEPVREPERPRQAPASPFPVAVKGLTARHAGQDRDALTRLDLTLDKGRRIAVVGPSGSGKTTLAQVLLRFLDADTGSYTLGGVDAHALDGDDVRRLVGLCAQDAHLFDTSVRENLLLARRDATEDELRDALRRARLLDWADGLPEGLDTLVGEHGARLSGGQRQRLALARALLADFPVLVLDEPAEHLDLPTADALTADLLAATEGRTTLLITHRLAGLEAVDEVVVLDGGRVVQRGPFAELAAVEGPLRAMAEREAEAEVLVGAT; from the coding sequence ATGTTTCACGTGAAACCCATCGATCCGCGCCTTCTGCGCTACGCCCGCGCCACCCGACTCTTCCTGGTGGCGGTCGTCGGTCTGGGTGCCATCGGCGCCGGGCTGGTCATCGCCCAGGCCATGCTCATTGCCGAGACGGTCGTCGGCGCGTTCCAGCACGGAATGACCGTCGTCGAACTCCGTGCTCCTCTCCTGCTGTTGGTGGCTGTGGCCTGCGGCCGGGCGCTGGTCTCCTGGCTCACCGAACTTGCCGCGCACCGAGCCGGCGCGGCGGTGAAGTCGGAGCTTCGGGGGCGGCTGCTGCAGCGATCAGCGGAGCTGGGCCCCGGGTGGCTGAGTGGGCAGCGCACCGGATCGCTGGTGGCCCTTGCCACGCGTGGAATCGACGCCCTCGACGACTACTTCTCGCGCTATCTGCCGCAGCTGGGCCTCGCGGTGGTCGTGCCGGTGGCCGTGCTGGCGCGGATCGTCACGGAGGACTGGGTCTCCGCCGCCATCATCGTCGGCACCCTGCCGCTCATCCCGATCTTCATGGTGCTGATCGGCTGGGCCACCCAGTCCCGGATGGACCGTCAGTGGCGGCTGCTCTCCCGGCTGTCCGGGCACTTCCTGGACGTGGTCGCAGGGCTGCCGACCCTCAAGGTGTTCGGACGGGCCAAGGCGCAGGCCGAGTCGATCAAGCGGATCACCGGCGAGTACCGGCAGGCGACGATGCGGACGCTGCGGATCGCGTTCCTGTCGTCGTTCGCGCTGGAGTTGCTCGCCACGATCTCGGTCGCGCTGGTCGCCGTGACGATCGGCATGCGGCTCGTGCACGGTGAGATGGACCTCTACATCGGCCTGGTCATCCTGATCCTCGCGCCCGAGGCGTATCTTCCGCTGCGGCAGGTGGGCGCGCAGTACCACGCGGCGGCCGAGGGACTGTCCGCGGCCGGGGAGATCTTCTCGGTTCTGGAGACGCCCGTGCCGGCGTCGGGGACCCGCACCCCGCCCGCGGGTGCGCTGTCCTTCGAGGGCGTGACCGTCCGGTACCCGGGGCGGACCACGGACGCCGTGTCCGACGTGACCTTCGCCGTCGGGCCCGGGGAGACGGTCGCGCTCGTCGGGCCGAGCGGTGTGGGCAAGTCGACGCTGCTGAACGCGCTGTTGGGGTTCGTGCAGCCGACCGAGGGGCGGGTGCGGATCGGGGGAGTGGATCTCACCGACGTCGATCTGGAGCAGTGGCGGGCGCGGATCGCCTGGGTGCCGCAGCGGCCGCACCTGTACGCCGCGACGATCGCCGAGAACGTACGGCTGGCCCGCCCCGAGGCGGACGACGCGGCCGTACGGCGGGCATTGGCGGACGCGGGAGCGCTCGCGTTCGTGGACGCCCTTCCGCGCGGTGTCGACACCGTGCTCGGCGAGGACGGCGCCGGACTGTCCGCGGGCCAGCGGCAGCGCCTCGCGTTGGCCCGGGCCTTCCTCGCGGACCGGCCCGTGCTCCTGCTCGACGAGCCGACGGCCGCGCTCGACGGGGAGACCGAGGCCGAAGTCGTCGCCGCGGTACGGCGGTTGGCGGCCGGCCGGGCCGTGCTGCTGGTCGTGCACCGGCCGGCGCTGCTGGGTGTGGCCGACCGGGTGGTGCGGCTGGACGAGGCGGAACGGGTGGTGCTGCTGGACGAGGCGGAACGGCCGCCGTGGCGGGACGCCGCCGTCTCCCCCGCCCGTGTGGCCACCGGGACGTCGTCGGCGGCCACGCGGCCGACCGAGGCTTCCGAGATCCTCAGGGAGGCGCACGAGGCCGCCGGCGCGGCACGCGGCGGTGGTGGCGTCCTCGCCCGCGTCCGCGCCATGTCCGGTGCCCGGCGCGGACGGCTGGGCCTGGCCCTGTTGCTCGCGAGCCTCGCCCTCGGCAGCGCCGTCGGACTCATGGCCACCTCCGGCTGGCTCATCTCCCGGGCCTCGCAGCAGCCACCGGTGCTGTATCTGATGGTGGCCGTGACCGCCACGCGCGCCTTCGGGATCGGGCGGGCCGTGTTCCGGTACGCCGAGCGGCTCGTGTCCCACGACGCGGTGCTGCGGATGCTGGCCGACACGCGGGTGGCCGTCTACCGCCGACTGGAACGGCTGGCGCCCGCCGGGCTGCGCCAGTCCCGCCGGGGCGACCTGCTCTCGCGGCTCGTCGCCGATGTGGACGCCCTGCAGGACTACTGGCTCAGGTGGCTGCTGCCCGCCGGTGCCGCGGTCGCCGTCTCCATGGCCGCCGTCGGCTTCACCGGCTGGCTGCTGCCCGAGGCCGGCGCGGTGCTCGCCGTCGGACTGCTCGCCGCCGGCGCCGGCGTCCCGCTGGTCACCGCCGCCGTGGCGCGGCGCGCGGAACGCAGGCTCGCCCCCGCCCGCGGGGTACTCGCCACGCGCGTGGCCGACCTGCTCACCGGCACCGCCGAACTCACCGTCGCCGGCGCCCTGTCCGCACGTACCGCCGAGACCCGGCAGGCCGACACCGCACTCACCCGGATCGCCTCGCGCGCCGCCACCGCCACCGCGATCGGCGACGGGCTCACCGCGCTGATCTCCGGCCTGACGGTCACAGCCGCTGCGCTCGTGGGCGCCCAGGCGGTCGCCGACGGACGGCTGAACGGCGTGGCCATGGCAGTCGTCGTACTCACCCCGCTGGCCGCCTTCGAGGCCGTGCTCGGGATGCCGCTCGCCGTGCAGTTCCGGCAGCGGGTGCGCAAGAGCGCCGAGCGGGTGTACGAGGTGCTGGACGCCCCCGAGCCCGTACGGGAACCCGAGCGGCCGCGGCAGGCGCCCGCGTCGCCGTTCCCGGTCGCTGTCAAGGGCCTGACGGCCCGGCACGCCGGGCAGGACCGGGACGCGCTCACCAGGCTCGACCTGACGCTCGACAAGGGGCGCCGGATCGCTGTGGTCGGTCCGTCCGGCTCCGGCAAGACGACGCTCGCGCAGGTGCTGCTGCGCTTCCTGGACGCGGACACCGGCTCGTACACGCTGGGCGGCGTGGACGCGCACGCCCTGGACGGTGACGACGTACGGCGGCTGGTCGGGCTGTGTGCGCAGGACGCGCACCTCTTCGACACGTCCGTGCGCGAGAACCTGCTGCTCGCCAGGAGGGACGCCACCGAGGACGAACTGCGCGACGCCCTGCGGCGCGCCCGGCTGCTCGACTGGGCCGACGGCCTGCCCGAGGGGCTCGACACGCTGGTCGGCGAGCACGGGGCACGGCTGTCCGGTGGGCAGCGGCAACGGCTGGCGCTCGCCCGCGCGCTGCTGGCCGACTTTCCCGTCCTCGTCCTCGACGAGCCCGCCGAGCACCTCGACCTGCCGACGGCCGACGCGCTCACCGCGGACCTGCTGGCCGCGACCGAGGGCCGTACGACCCTGCTCATCACGCACCGGCTGGCCGGACTGGAGGCCGTGGACGAGGTGGTCGTGCTGGACGGGGGACGTGTGGTGCAGCGCGGGCCGTTCGCGGAGCTGGCCGCGGTGGAGGGGCCGTTGCGGGCCATGGCGGAGCGGGAGGCGGAGGCGGAGGTGCTGGTGGGGGCTACGTAG
- a CDS encoding M23 family metallopeptidase gives MRSSRRPRWLLPVLLCALAVLLARPVETPERSPARGGADPDVGAEVARLYEDAAAATRQYEEGRHAAEAQRRRAGRLEELLDRERRQLAALREDLGRIARAQYRSGGDVPLAARMLLAHRPEELLRRQHAVSKADLAVTDAITKSRRAEARLAADERKAAAEWKALERRNAKLVALKQNIQRKLEEARERLQGEADSSAASGTCPGAVRLHQPDTSFTRAWVAPLGTYQLSARFGSGGARWANRHTGQDFAVPIGTPVRAVGGGRVVKVSCGGAFGIQIVIAHPGGYYTQYAHLASVAVDQGDHVVPGQWIGQSGTTGNSTGPHLHFEVRITPELGSGLDPVPWLAARGVHL, from the coding sequence ATGCGCTCATCCCGCCGCCCCCGCTGGCTCCTCCCGGTGCTGCTGTGCGCGCTCGCCGTGCTGTTGGCCCGGCCCGTCGAGACGCCCGAGAGGAGCCCGGCCCGGGGTGGCGCCGATCCCGATGTCGGCGCCGAGGTGGCGCGGCTGTACGAGGACGCGGCCGCGGCGACGCGGCAGTACGAGGAGGGCCGCCACGCGGCCGAGGCCCAGCGGAGGCGCGCCGGTCGGCTGGAGGAGCTCCTCGACCGCGAACGGCGGCAACTCGCCGCCCTGCGCGAGGACCTGGGCCGGATCGCGCGCGCCCAGTACCGCAGCGGTGGGGACGTCCCCCTCGCCGCGCGCATGCTCCTCGCGCACAGGCCCGAGGAACTGCTGCGCCGGCAGCACGCGGTGTCGAAGGCAGACCTCGCCGTCACCGACGCGATCACCAAGAGCCGTCGCGCGGAGGCCAGGCTCGCTGCGGACGAGCGGAAGGCGGCGGCGGAGTGGAAGGCGTTGGAGCGGCGGAACGCCAAGCTCGTGGCGCTGAAGCAGAACATCCAGCGCAAACTCGAGGAGGCCCGCGAGAGGTTGCAGGGGGAGGCCGACTCCTCCGCCGCGTCGGGCACCTGCCCGGGCGCTGTCCGGCTCCACCAGCCGGACACTTCCTTCACACGCGCGTGGGTGGCGCCGCTGGGGACGTACCAGCTGTCCGCGCGGTTCGGCAGCGGTGGGGCGAGGTGGGCGAACCGGCACACCGGGCAGGACTTCGCGGTGCCGATCGGCACGCCGGTGCGGGCCGTCGGCGGGGGCCGGGTCGTGAAGGTGTCCTGCGGCGGAGCCTTCGGCATCCAGATCGTGATCGCGCACCCCGGCGGCTACTACACGCAGTACGCCCACCTCGCCTCGGTCGCCGTCGACCAGGGGGATCACGTGGTGCCGGGGCAGTGGATCGGTCAGTCCGGCACGACCGGCAACTCGACCGGCCCGCACCTGCACTTCGAGGTACGGATCACTCCGGAACTGGGGTCGGGGCTGGATCCGGTGCCGTGGCTGGCGGCCCGAGGCGTCCACCTCTGA
- a CDS encoding HAD-IIB family hydrolase: MRENGPVTSATRQPETPAAAVPPRLIATDLDGTLLRDDKSVSPRTIAALAAAEEAGIEVFFVTGRPARWMDVVSDHVHGHGLAICGNGAAVVDLHGGPGAHRFVKVRELARKNALDAVRLLREAAPGTVYAVEQTYGFYQEPDYPKLHMEIPDALAPAEQLLAPDAPGAGEPVLKILAYHPEIDPDAFLTLARLAIGERANVTRSSPSALLEISGPGVSKASTLALSCAERGISHEEVVAFGDMPNDVEMLTWAGQSYAMGNAHPDVIAAASGRTVANNDDGVAIVIERMLAERG; the protein is encoded by the coding sequence ATGCGCGAGAATGGCCCGGTGACCTCAGCGACTCGACAGCCCGAGACCCCGGCCGCCGCAGTTCCGCCCCGGCTGATCGCCACCGACCTCGACGGCACGCTGCTCCGCGACGACAAGTCGGTGTCCCCCCGCACGATCGCCGCCCTCGCGGCCGCCGAGGAGGCGGGCATCGAGGTCTTCTTCGTCACCGGCCGCCCGGCCCGCTGGATGGACGTCGTCAGCGACCACGTCCACGGTCACGGCCTCGCGATCTGCGGCAACGGCGCCGCCGTGGTCGACCTGCACGGCGGTCCCGGCGCCCACCGGTTCGTGAAGGTGCGGGAGCTGGCGCGGAAGAACGCGCTGGACGCCGTACGACTGCTGCGGGAAGCGGCGCCGGGCACGGTGTACGCGGTGGAGCAGACGTACGGCTTCTACCAGGAGCCGGACTATCCGAAGCTGCACATGGAGATCCCGGACGCGCTCGCGCCGGCCGAGCAGTTGCTGGCGCCGGACGCGCCCGGCGCGGGCGAGCCCGTGCTCAAGATCCTCGCCTACCACCCCGAGATCGACCCGGACGCCTTCCTCACGCTGGCCCGCCTCGCCATCGGCGAGCGCGCCAACGTCACCCGCTCCAGCCCCAGCGCCCTGCTGGAGATCAGCGGTCCCGGCGTCTCCAAGGCCAGCACGCTCGCCCTGAGCTGCGCCGAGCGGGGAATCTCCCACGAGGAGGTCGTCGCCTTCGGTGACATGCCCAACGACGTCGAGATGCTCACCTGGGCAGGCCAGTCGTACGCCATGGGCAACGCCCACCCGGACGTGATCGCCGCGGCATCGGGCCGGACGGTCGCCAACAACGACGACGGGGTGGCGATCGTGATCGAGCGGATGCTGGCGGAGCGGGGTTGA
- a CDS encoding LLM class flavin-dependent oxidoreductase — MSLRLSTVILPYRRWHDGGRSAWQRAEQLDFHTAYTYDHLSWRSFRDGPWFGAVPTLTAAAAVTDRMRLGTLVTSPNFRHPVTLAKELISLDDISGGRITLGIGAGGTGFDATALGQEAWTPKERADRFAEFVPLLDRLLTEDAVSYKGDYYAAHEARNIPGCVQRPRLPFAVAATGPRGLKLAARHGQAWVTTGDPKLYEDGTPEQSVQAIRRQTERFADACAAIGRDTTGMDKVLLTGFTPDRNRPLESLDAFVDFAGRHQELGFTEIVIHWPIPDSDFAAEEKVFEQIAMEAPAQLG, encoded by the coding sequence ATGAGTCTGCGTCTGAGCACTGTGATCCTCCCGTACCGCCGTTGGCACGACGGCGGCCGTTCGGCCTGGCAGCGCGCGGAGCAGCTCGACTTCCACACCGCGTACACCTACGACCATCTGTCCTGGCGCAGCTTCCGGGACGGCCCGTGGTTCGGTGCCGTACCGACACTGACCGCCGCCGCGGCGGTCACCGACCGGATGCGACTGGGCACCCTGGTCACCTCGCCGAACTTTCGGCACCCGGTCACCCTCGCCAAGGAACTGATCTCGCTCGACGACATCTCCGGCGGCCGGATCACGCTCGGTATCGGCGCGGGCGGCACCGGCTTCGACGCCACCGCCCTGGGGCAGGAGGCCTGGACCCCGAAGGAGCGTGCCGACCGGTTCGCCGAGTTCGTGCCGCTGCTGGACCGGCTGCTCACCGAGGACGCGGTGTCGTACAAGGGCGACTACTACGCGGCACACGAGGCGCGCAACATCCCCGGCTGTGTGCAGCGCCCCCGACTGCCGTTCGCGGTGGCCGCCACCGGCCCGCGCGGGCTGAAGCTCGCCGCCCGCCACGGGCAGGCCTGGGTGACCACCGGCGACCCCAAGCTGTACGAGGACGGCACGCCCGAGCAGTCGGTTCAGGCCATTCGCCGGCAGACCGAAAGGTTCGCCGACGCCTGCGCCGCGATCGGCCGCGACACCACCGGCATGGACAAGGTCCTCCTCACCGGGTTCACCCCGGACCGCAACCGGCCACTGGAGTCCCTCGACGCGTTCGTGGACTTCGCGGGGCGGCACCAGGAGCTCGGCTTCACCGAGATCGTGATCCACTGGCCCATCCCCGACTCGGACTTCGCCGCGGAGGAGAAGGTCTTCGAGCAGATAGCGATGGAGGCGCCGGCGCAGCTGGGCTGA
- a CDS encoding RNA 2'-phosphotransferase: MDERRVVKVSKYLSKHLRHQPERIGLTLDEGGWVEIDALIAAAAAHGFRFTREELDRVVATNDKKRFAIEGTRIRASQGHSIDVDLGLPQAPPPPYLYHGTVAGHLDAIRAEGLRPMNRHDVHLSGDRETATRVGARRGRPVVLAVDAGAMHRDGHVFQVSANGVWLTKAVPPRYLRFP; the protein is encoded by the coding sequence ATGGACGAAAGACGCGTCGTGAAGGTGTCGAAGTATCTCTCGAAGCACTTGCGCCACCAGCCCGAGAGGATCGGGCTCACGCTCGACGAGGGCGGCTGGGTCGAGATCGACGCGCTGATCGCGGCCGCGGCCGCGCACGGGTTCCGGTTCACCCGCGAGGAGCTGGACCGCGTGGTCGCGACGAACGACAAGAAACGCTTCGCGATCGAGGGCACCCGGATCCGCGCCAGCCAGGGCCACAGCATCGACGTCGACCTGGGACTGCCCCAGGCGCCCCCGCCGCCGTACCTCTACCACGGCACCGTCGCCGGCCACCTGGACGCGATACGCGCCGAAGGGCTCAGGCCCATGAACCGCCACGACGTGCACCTCTCGGGCGACCGCGAGACCGCGACCCGGGTCGGCGCCCGCCGGGGCCGCCCCGTGGTGCTGGCGGTGGACGCGGGTGCGATGCACCGCGACGGCCATGTGTTCCAGGTGAGCGCGAACGGGGTGTGGCTGACAAAGGCCGTACCACCCCGGTACCTGCGCTTCCCCTAG
- a CDS encoding MerR family transcriptional regulator codes for MSEPTYRIEDLAHITGTTVRTIRAYQDRGVLPRPERRGRANAYTGTHVTRLRQIADLLDRGYTLASIKELLEAHDTGRGLGGVLGLVAEVDGPWTDEEPSRITRAELIDRFGGTPDDAAIAQAVELGVLEPVPGDGDVFVVPSPQELAVAVELHAAGVPLSAISDHLRELRAQVEHIASRFLEFTTEHVFARYLDGPHRPTDADAAEAACLVRRLRPLARQTVDAELGRAMRVLASQELRRHLGGGGAGETADGTRLVRIPADTMRAVEELVGVQQAGTFVALAAEREVRARALDRLTSNGTNSSYVDEQG; via the coding sequence ATGAGCGAGCCGACGTACCGCATCGAGGACCTCGCCCACATCACCGGCACCACCGTCCGCACGATCCGCGCCTACCAGGACCGCGGCGTCCTGCCCCGCCCCGAACGGCGTGGCCGTGCCAACGCCTACACGGGGACGCACGTCACCCGGCTTCGTCAGATCGCCGACCTCCTGGACCGGGGCTACACCCTGGCCTCGATCAAGGAGCTGCTGGAGGCCCACGACACCGGCCGCGGCCTCGGCGGGGTCCTGGGCCTGGTCGCCGAGGTGGACGGCCCCTGGACCGATGAGGAGCCGTCCCGGATCACCCGCGCCGAACTGATCGACCGCTTCGGCGGCACCCCCGACGACGCGGCGATCGCCCAGGCCGTCGAGCTCGGGGTACTGGAGCCGGTGCCGGGCGACGGGGACGTGTTCGTCGTACCGAGCCCTCAAGAGCTGGCCGTGGCGGTGGAGTTGCACGCGGCCGGCGTGCCGCTGTCCGCGATCTCCGATCATCTGCGGGAGTTGAGGGCACAGGTCGAGCACATCGCCTCCCGCTTCCTGGAGTTCACCACCGAGCATGTCTTCGCCCGTTACCTCGACGGACCACATCGCCCGACGGACGCGGACGCGGCAGAAGCGGCCTGTCTCGTACGACGGCTGCGTCCCCTTGCCCGTCAGACGGTGGACGCTGAACTCGGCCGCGCGATGCGGGTGTTGGCGTCCCAGGAGCTGCGCCGGCATCTGGGTGGGGGCGGGGCGGGGGAGACGGCGGACGGGACACGACTGGTCCGGATACCGGCGGACACGATGCGGGCCGTGGAGGAACTGGTTGGTGTGCAGCAGGCCGGGACATTTGTCGCGCTCGCCGCTGAACGGGAGGTACGGGCGCGGGCCTTGGACCGACTGACATCAAACGGGACAAATTCCTCATATGTTGACGAACAAGGCTGA
- a CDS encoding SDR family oxidoreductase codes for MLAGARERRVHTGGVELCVAELGDPQQPTVVLVHGYPDSKEVWSDVAVRLAEHFHVVLYDVRGHGRSTAPRPLRGGFTLEKLTDDFLAVVDAVSPGRPVHLVGHDWGSVQAWEFVTVRRTEGRIASFTSMSGPSLDHFGHWIQQRVKRPTPRRVGELLGQGAKSWYVYLLHTPVLPELAWRGPLGKRWPRVLERMEKIPGDSYPTSSLPTDAAHGAWLYRDNVRSRLRRPRPDAYAHAPVQLITPLGDAFLSERLYDELERWAPQLTRRTLPAKHWIPRTRPDQLAAWIEEFVTANEGGRPVIEATGRYADRFGGQLVLVTGAGSGIGRATAFAFAEAGARVIAVDRDPEGASRTAEMSRLIGAPEAWAETVDVSDEQAMEKLAEKVASEYGVVDVLVNNAGIGLSGSFLDTTPEDWRKVLDVNLWGVIHGCRLFGRQMAERGQGGHIVNTASAAAYQPSRALPAYSTSKAAVLMLSECLRAELAGQGIGVTAICPGFVNTNITSTARFAGVDAAEERRRQQRSARLYGLRNYPPEKVADAILRAVVRNEAVVPVTPEARGAYLLSRFMPGALRRIARVEPRL; via the coding sequence ATGCTCGCAGGTGCGCGGGAGCGCCGGGTGCACACGGGCGGCGTCGAGCTGTGCGTTGCCGAGCTGGGGGATCCGCAGCAGCCGACGGTCGTCCTCGTGCACGGCTATCCGGACAGCAAGGAGGTGTGGTCCGACGTGGCGGTCCGCCTCGCCGAACACTTCCACGTCGTGTTGTACGACGTCCGGGGCCACGGCCGGTCCACGGCACCGCGGCCATTGCGCGGCGGGTTCACGCTGGAGAAGCTGACGGACGACTTCCTGGCCGTGGTGGACGCGGTGAGTCCGGGCCGTCCGGTGCACCTGGTGGGGCACGACTGGGGTTCGGTGCAGGCGTGGGAGTTCGTCACCGTCCGGCGCACCGAGGGCCGGATCGCGTCCTTCACCTCGATGTCCGGGCCCTCCCTGGACCACTTCGGCCACTGGATCCAGCAGCGGGTCAAACGCCCCACCCCACGCCGGGTCGGCGAACTCCTCGGTCAGGGCGCCAAGTCCTGGTACGTCTACCTGCTGCACACGCCCGTGCTGCCCGAACTGGCGTGGCGCGGCCCCCTCGGCAAGCGCTGGCCACGTGTCCTGGAGCGCATGGAGAAGATCCCCGGCGACAGCTACCCGACCTCGTCCCTGCCCACGGACGCGGCGCACGGGGCGTGGCTGTACCGGGACAACGTACGGAGCCGGCTGCGCAGGCCACGCCCGGACGCGTACGCGCACGCGCCCGTGCAGCTCATCACGCCCCTTGGGGACGCGTTTCTGTCCGAGCGGCTGTACGACGAGCTGGAGCGGTGGGCTCCGCAACTGACCCGGCGGACGCTCCCCGCCAAGCACTGGATCCCGCGCACACGTCCGGACCAGCTGGCCGCCTGGATCGAGGAGTTCGTGACCGCGAACGAAGGAGGCAGGCCGGTGATCGAGGCGACAGGCCGGTACGCGGACCGTTTCGGCGGGCAGCTCGTGCTCGTCACGGGCGCGGGCAGCGGCATCGGCAGGGCCACGGCGTTCGCGTTCGCGGAGGCCGGCGCCCGCGTGATCGCCGTCGACCGGGACCCGGAGGGGGCGTCCCGGACCGCGGAGATGTCCCGTCTGATCGGCGCGCCGGAGGCCTGGGCCGAGACGGTCGACGTCTCCGACGAGCAGGCGATGGAGAAGCTCGCGGAGAAGGTCGCGAGCGAGTACGGCGTCGTGGACGTGCTGGTGAACAACGCCGGGATCGGCCTGTCCGGATCCTTCCTGGACACCACCCCCGAGGACTGGCGCAAGGTTCTCGACGTCAATCTGTGGGGTGTGATCCACGGCTGCCGGCTCTTCGGCCGGCAGATGGCCGAGCGCGGGCAGGGCGGCCATATCGTCAACACCGCGTCGGCGGCGGCGTACCAGCCCTCCCGGGCGCTGCCCGCCTACAGCACCTCCAAGGCCGCCGTGCTGATGCTGAGCGAGTGCCTGCGCGCCGAGCTCGCCGGGCAGGGCATCGGTGTCACGGCGATATGCCCGGGCTTCGTCAACACCAACATCACGTCGACGGCACGGTTCGCCGGCGTGGACGCGGCCGAGGAGAGGCGGCGTCAGCAGCGGTCCGCCCGCCTGTACGGGCTGCGGAACTACCCGCCGGAGAAGGTCGCCGACGCGATCCTGCGGGCGGTCGTGCGCAACGAGGCGGTGGTGCCGGTGACGCCTGAGGCACGCGGTGCGTACCTGCTGTCGCGGTTCATGCCCGGCGCGCTGCGCAGGATCGCCCGGGTGGAACCGCGGTTGTGA
- a CDS encoding M24 family metallopeptidase, whose protein sequence is MTSERSAELRGFRKVQHLAYECAEAVAAQLKPGVTEREAARMQRDWLRERGVRDWFHLPFAWFGDRTAFVDFRVPLQFFPTNRLLEPGMPFILDMAPVFEGHTADIGYSGSLGINPVQNKLMADLEAHRELILREVRERRSLREIYEDVDRLMVRQGYANRHRAYPFGVIAHKVDRVRERRWSPRLFGFGTQSLKGLASDALHGHREGWSPLWSPYRFSDHPPQPGLWAVEPHLGFRGTGAKFEEILVVTDSGDPEESAFWLDDDLPHVRRWAEEK, encoded by the coding sequence ATGACCAGTGAACGCTCGGCGGAGCTGCGTGGGTTCCGCAAGGTGCAGCACCTCGCCTACGAGTGCGCGGAGGCCGTGGCCGCCCAGCTGAAGCCGGGTGTGACGGAGCGTGAGGCGGCGCGGATGCAGCGCGATTGGCTGCGCGAGCGGGGTGTGCGGGACTGGTTCCACCTGCCGTTCGCCTGGTTCGGCGATCGCACGGCGTTCGTCGACTTTCGTGTGCCGCTGCAGTTCTTCCCCACCAACCGGCTCCTGGAGCCGGGGATGCCGTTCATCCTCGACATGGCACCGGTGTTCGAGGGCCACACGGCGGACATCGGCTACTCGGGCTCGCTCGGCATCAACCCCGTACAGAACAAGCTGATGGCCGACCTGGAGGCGCACCGCGAGCTGATCCTGCGCGAGGTGCGCGAGCGGCGCTCCCTGCGCGAGATCTACGAGGACGTGGACCGCCTCATGGTCCGCCAGGGTTACGCCAACCGGCACCGCGCGTACCCCTTCGGAGTGATCGCCCACAAGGTGGACCGGGTGCGCGAGCGTCGCTGGTCCCCGCGGCTGTTCGGGTTCGGCACGCAGTCCCTGAAGGGTCTCGCGAGCGATGCGCTGCACGGTCACCGCGAGGGCTGGTCCCCGCTCTGGTCGCCGTACCGCTTCTCCGACCACCCGCCGCAGCCGGGCCTGTGGGCGGTCGAACCCCATCTGGGCTTCCGGGGGACGGGCGCGAAGTTCGAGGAGATCCTGGTCGTCACCGACTCCGGGGACCCCGAGGAGAGCGCCTTCTGGCTGGACGACGATCTGCCGCACGTGCGGCGCTGGGCGGAGGAGAAGTGA